The following proteins are co-located in the Armatimonadota bacterium genome:
- the feoB gene encoding ferrous iron transport protein B, producing the protein MEHDTTDIAAAVDANETGAPPNASCPLRPGLVGGCPHVPVLLEKTIPLTQLKPGDVGQIVSLSPGRARERLLDLGLTAGTEVELVRFAPMGDPVDVKVRGYRLSLRRREADAVKVHPGACSHNCPVENGLCLDPHCPRSVPETATSRAPITYAMTGNPNSGKTTLFNALTGLRQKVGNYPGVTVEKKEANLEVGGRRVHLLDLPGLYSMNPQSPDEAIARDIVLGRRSDTERPDAIINVVDANSLERNLLLTCQLLDLGLPVMVALTMTDVAKKSGLVVDAGRLERALGVPVRSVVIPRRHGLDGLRQSLSGKGLVTPPPRQWRLPEEAERAVADLQEIVCKHCNTDPAKAFSEAVLFLSRGPDSVGADCPAPVREAVERLCAGMKESGLDFGQSVAEARYAWASAVARTATQGSQRNATTWSDRVDRLLLHRTLGYIIFFALMAFVFQTIFTWAQPPMDWIGAGVDHLGHFIANHLPPGDLRDLIADGVFGGVGTMLTFLPQILLLFFFIGLLEDTGYMARAAFLMDRLMSRVGLHGKSFIPLVSSFGCAIPGIMATRTIDNRKARLVTILVAPLMSCSARLPVYTLMIGACIPNRRVLGIFSLPGITLLSMYALGMVTAFTMAWVFRKTLLKGEANLFLMELPPYRLPQPRTVALQMLERTGLFVRKAGTVILSMSVVLWCLSTYPRTPGVDKSTQVENSLAGRAGRIVEPLIRPLGFDWRIGISLITSFAAREVFVSSMATIYNAQDNEQGGGTLKAKMGQAVDPNTGRSLFTPLMGIAVMVYYVLAMQCISTIAVVRRETNGWKWPIFQIAYMSCLAWIGTFLVVHIGRALGYG; encoded by the coding sequence ATACCCCTCACCCAATTGAAGCCCGGCGATGTCGGGCAGATCGTCTCCCTGTCCCCCGGGCGCGCTCGGGAGAGGCTGTTGGACCTCGGCCTGACCGCCGGCACCGAAGTGGAGTTGGTGAGGTTCGCGCCCATGGGAGATCCCGTGGACGTGAAGGTGAGGGGATATCGCCTCAGCCTGCGCCGCCGCGAGGCAGACGCCGTGAAGGTGCATCCCGGGGCCTGTTCCCACAACTGCCCGGTCGAGAACGGGCTGTGCCTCGATCCCCACTGCCCACGAAGCGTCCCCGAAACCGCAACTTCGCGCGCCCCGATCACCTACGCGATGACCGGCAACCCGAACAGCGGAAAGACCACGCTCTTCAACGCGCTCACCGGCCTGCGGCAGAAGGTTGGCAACTACCCCGGCGTGACCGTGGAGAAGAAGGAAGCCAACCTGGAAGTCGGCGGGCGCCGCGTTCACCTGCTGGATCTGCCGGGGCTTTACAGCATGAACCCGCAGTCACCGGATGAGGCGATCGCCCGGGACATCGTGCTTGGAAGGCGGTCCGATACAGAGCGCCCGGACGCGATCATCAACGTTGTGGACGCCAACAGCCTGGAGCGCAACCTCTTGCTCACGTGCCAGTTGCTGGACCTTGGCCTGCCGGTGATGGTGGCTCTGACGATGACGGACGTGGCGAAGAAGAGCGGCCTGGTGGTTGACGCGGGCCGGCTTGAACGCGCGCTGGGTGTGCCGGTGCGTTCGGTCGTTATCCCGAGGCGCCACGGGTTGGATGGGTTGCGCCAGTCGCTTTCGGGCAAGGGCCTTGTAACTCCGCCGCCGCGCCAGTGGCGTCTGCCGGAAGAGGCGGAGCGAGCGGTTGCGGATCTGCAGGAGATCGTGTGCAAGCACTGCAATACGGATCCGGCGAAGGCGTTCAGCGAGGCGGTGTTGTTCCTTTCGCGCGGCCCCGATTCCGTGGGTGCGGACTGCCCCGCCCCGGTCCGCGAGGCGGTTGAACGCCTGTGCGCGGGGATGAAGGAATCCGGCCTCGACTTCGGGCAGTCCGTAGCCGAAGCGCGCTACGCCTGGGCATCGGCGGTGGCGCGCACCGCCACGCAGGGCTCACAGCGCAACGCGACGACGTGGAGCGATCGCGTCGACCGTCTGCTTCTGCATCGAACGCTGGGCTATATCATCTTCTTCGCCTTGATGGCGTTCGTTTTCCAGACGATCTTCACCTGGGCGCAGCCGCCTATGGACTGGATTGGGGCCGGCGTTGACCACCTGGGCCATTTCATCGCCAACCACCTGCCGCCGGGGGACTTGCGCGATCTGATTGCGGACGGAGTGTTCGGCGGCGTGGGAACGATGCTCACGTTTCTGCCTCAGATCCTTCTGTTGTTCTTCTTCATCGGCCTGCTTGAAGACACCGGCTATATGGCCCGCGCGGCGTTTCTGATGGACCGGTTGATGAGCCGGGTTGGCCTGCACGGCAAGTCGTTCATCCCGCTTGTCTCGTCGTTTGGGTGCGCGATCCCGGGAATCATGGCAACGCGGACCATCGACAACCGCAAGGCGCGCCTCGTGACTATTCTGGTCGCCCCATTGATGAGTTGCAGCGCCCGCCTGCCCGTGTACACGCTCATGATCGGCGCATGCATACCCAACCGGCGCGTCCTGGGCATATTCAGCCTGCCGGGCATCACCCTGCTCAGCATGTATGCACTGGGAATGGTCACGGCCTTCACGATGGCTTGGGTCTTCCGAAAGACGCTTCTGAAGGGCGAGGCCAACCTGTTCCTGATGGAACTGCCGCCTTACCGCCTGCCCCAGCCACGGACCGTAGCCCTGCAGATGCTGGAGCGAACCGGCCTGTTTGTGCGCAAAGCCGGCACCGTCATCCTGTCCATGAGCGTGGTACTGTGGTGCCTTTCCACCTACCCGCGGACTCCCGGAGTGGACAAATCGACGCAGGTTGAGAACTCACTGGCGGGCCGGGCGGGTCGCATCGTGGAGCCGCTCATACGGCCGCTTGGTTTTGACTGGCGCATCGGCATCAGCCTCATCACCTCGTTCGCCGCGCGCGAGGTATTCGTCAGCTCGATGGCGACGATCTACAACGCGCAGGATAATGAACAAGGCGGCGGAACCCTTAAGGCAAAGATGGGCCAGGCGGTTGATCCAAACACAGGGCGCAGCCTGTTCACGCCCCTGATGGGTATCGCTGTGATGGTGTACTACGTCCTTGCCATGCAATGTATCAGCACGATAGCGGTCGTCCGCCGCGAAACCAATGGCTGGAAGTGGCCGATATTTCAGATTGCGTATATGTCCTGTCTCGCCTGGATCGGCACCTTCCTCGTCGTCCATATAGGCAGGGCCCTGGGATACGGATAA
- a CDS encoding GNAT family N-acetyltransferase, protein MSEIVELISESDLRRCWPVMRELRSHLDEATFLDLVERMRPDGYRLFARVDAGEVVAVAGIAVTTNLYDLRHVWVYDLVTRADRRSEGHGQALLEWIEEFARREGCERIALSSGVQRIEAHRFYEGRMGYDRTSHVFRKML, encoded by the coding sequence ATGAGTGAGATCGTCGAACTTATCTCTGAATCGGATCTACGGCGGTGTTGGCCGGTCATGCGTGAGCTCCGGTCGCATCTTGACGAGGCAACCTTCCTCGATCTCGTGGAACGCATGCGCCCGGATGGATATCGCCTATTCGCGCGGGTGGACGCCGGCGAAGTCGTCGCTGTCGCCGGAATCGCGGTGACAACCAATCTCTACGACCTGCGTCACGTCTGGGTGTACGACCTCGTCACGCGCGCCGACCGGCGTTCCGAAGGTCACGGCCAGGCATTGCTGGAGTGGATTGAGGAGTTCGCGCGCCGCGAAGGATGCGAGAGGATCGCCCTTTCGTCCGGCGTCCAGCGCATCGAGGCCCATCGCTTCTATGAAGGCAGAATGGGATACGATCGAACCAGCCACGTCTTCCGAAAGATGCTATAG